Proteins encoded together in one Planctopirus ephydatiae window:
- a CDS encoding glutathione peroxidase: protein MTTVAADATGSIYRHKLTTLSGEPVELSKYKGKVILVVNVASACGYTGQYKPLQAISEKYKEQGLEVVGVPCNQFGGQEPGSADEIQTFCSNKYGVTFDLLAKTDVNGPKASPLYVDLKAQSPNGNGDIGWNFEKFLISRDGKVVGRYKSGVKPDSKELVSAIEAELAKK, encoded by the coding sequence ATGACAACCGTCGCGGCTGATGCAACTGGCTCGATCTACCGGCACAAACTCACAACTCTCAGCGGTGAACCCGTCGAACTCTCCAAGTACAAAGGCAAAGTGATTCTCGTCGTCAACGTCGCCAGTGCCTGCGGCTACACAGGCCAGTACAAGCCTCTGCAAGCCATCTCGGAAAAATACAAAGAACAGGGTCTGGAAGTGGTGGGCGTTCCCTGCAATCAGTTCGGCGGACAGGAACCCGGATCGGCCGATGAAATTCAGACCTTCTGCTCGAACAAGTATGGTGTCACATTCGATCTCCTGGCCAAAACCGATGTGAATGGTCCCAAGGCATCTCCTCTATACGTCGATTTGAAGGCACAAAGCCCCAATGGCAATGGCGACATCGGCTGGAACTTCGAAAAGTTTCTCATCTCCCGCGATGGCAAAGTCGTGGGTCGCTACAAGTCGGGCGTCAAGCCAGATTCCAAGGAATTGGTCTCCGCTATCGAAGCCGAATTGGCCAAGAAATAA
- a CDS encoding metallophosphoesterase, translating to MQILLLAGWIIATFGWLRPIVAAINYLSAKPYSRQTLQWIHGVLFVCAGVVGIVGTAVFSIRLLSIEPLAPSILETGYLICGVGLVGWWVADVIEWQRACRRSVDEECHLQRLSWKNALQHHPGASRLLGLPGNEVLMLEVAQRIIRCEGLPEVASGLSIAHLSDVHFREGMPLEYFRAVFEELGRLRPDLYIFTGDLHDDPDCLRWVPELFGSLHAPLGCYFVLGNHDWHADHVNARIALEDAGWIDLAGRVLPLRDPSGEIVIAGTEFPWMGDLPPFASMPDNRFRILASHTPDLWRWAVDQHVHLMLAGHTHGGQCRLPILGPVFAPSVDGVRYAGGLYKKNSMYLHVSRGISGKDRLRFGCLPEITRFVLKCSPRTELTRPKAAEASHENGS from the coding sequence ATGCAGATTCTGTTGCTCGCTGGCTGGATCATAGCCACATTCGGGTGGCTCAGACCCATCGTGGCAGCCATCAACTACCTGTCGGCCAAGCCTTATTCCAGGCAAACACTCCAGTGGATTCATGGTGTTCTGTTTGTTTGTGCCGGAGTTGTGGGCATTGTTGGCACAGCGGTGTTCTCGATCCGCTTACTCAGTATTGAGCCACTCGCTCCGTCGATCCTGGAAACTGGATATCTGATCTGTGGCGTTGGTCTTGTGGGTTGGTGGGTCGCAGATGTGATCGAATGGCAGCGGGCTTGTCGGAGATCTGTCGACGAAGAATGTCATCTCCAGCGCCTTTCCTGGAAGAATGCACTCCAGCACCATCCCGGTGCTTCACGACTTTTGGGCTTGCCTGGTAACGAAGTGCTGATGCTCGAGGTGGCCCAGCGAATCATTCGTTGCGAAGGACTGCCCGAGGTCGCGAGTGGACTATCGATTGCTCACCTCTCGGACGTTCATTTTCGAGAAGGCATGCCGCTGGAATACTTCCGTGCGGTGTTTGAAGAACTGGGGCGGCTTCGTCCGGATCTCTACATTTTCACTGGCGATCTGCACGATGACCCCGACTGTCTGCGCTGGGTTCCCGAACTCTTCGGCTCGTTGCACGCGCCGCTGGGGTGCTATTTCGTACTTGGCAATCATGACTGGCATGCCGATCATGTCAACGCCCGCATCGCTCTTGAAGATGCGGGCTGGATTGATCTGGCTGGCCGCGTGTTACCGCTGAGAGACCCCAGTGGTGAAATTGTCATCGCGGGAACAGAATTCCCCTGGATGGGCGACCTCCCGCCCTTCGCCTCGATGCCAGACAATCGCTTCCGGATTCTGGCCTCGCATACGCCCGACCTGTGGCGCTGGGCTGTCGATCAACATGTCCACCTTATGCTTGCCGGGCATACGCATGGGGGGCAATGCCGCCTACCGATCCTGGGGCCGGTCTTTGCTCCCAGTGTCGATGGTGTCAGATATGCAGGTGGACTCTACAAAAAGAACTCGATGTATCTGCACGTTTCCCGGGGGATTTCCGGAAAGGATCGATTGCGATTTGGCTGTCTGCCAGAAATCACCCGCTTTGTCCTCAAGTGCAGTCCCAGAACAGAACTGACTCGCCCTAAGGCAGCCGAAGCTTCGCATGAAAATGGTTCGTAA
- a CDS encoding diacylglycerol kinase family protein has translation MKMVRNLAGPSLTANRKASHSKGILLRQPAFLQALGHAWRGLVDVTTTQKNMQRHLAIAAVPLLLGLWLSCSLTEWCLLLLTMGLVLCCEVINTAIECTVDLASPEIHPLAGRSKDLAAGAVLLASIIAVLIGSLIFVPKLLAFIKSP, from the coding sequence ATGAAAATGGTTCGTAATCTCGCTGGCCCGTCGTTGACTGCGAACCGCAAGGCTTCACATTCGAAAGGCATACTGTTGCGACAGCCCGCATTTCTGCAAGCACTTGGTCATGCCTGGAGAGGCCTCGTCGATGTGACAACCACACAGAAAAACATGCAGCGGCATCTGGCCATCGCAGCAGTTCCTCTCCTCCTGGGCCTGTGGCTGAGTTGCAGCCTGACGGAATGGTGCCTGCTGCTACTGACCATGGGACTCGTCCTCTGCTGTGAAGTCATCAACACAGCCATCGAGTGTACTGTCGATCTGGCCTCACCCGAAATTCATCCCTTGGCCGGCCGATCCAAGGATCTCGCGGCAGGTGCCGTCCTCCTGGCTTCCATTATTGCCGTTCTGATCGGATCGCTGATTTTTGTGCCGAAACTGCTGGCGTTCATCAAATCACCGTGA
- a CDS encoding platelet-activating factor acetylhydrolase IB subunit: protein MKRIFPQFSRASLATASLATAFVLSTLVSQGFAQAPAAPAAPAATPKSNPTTTPAPRNDQWWQNRHASMNKRVAEGKVDLLFIGDSITQGWEGAGKKVWEQRFAPRNAVNLGIGGDRTQHVLWRLENGNIAGIEPKLAVLMIGTNNSGSDSSEAIAEGVKAIVEKLKTSLPKTKILILAIFPRGATPDTPGRKVNEGANAIIAKLADGERVEFLDIGPKFLEADGTLSKEIMPDLLHLNEKSYGIWADAIEPQLTKVYGPLPEAAKP from the coding sequence ATGAAGCGAATTTTCCCACAGTTCTCAAGGGCATCACTGGCGACGGCATCACTGGCGACAGCATTCGTGCTCTCGACTTTAGTCTCTCAAGGTTTTGCCCAGGCTCCTGCAGCGCCGGCGGCTCCGGCGGCCACTCCGAAATCCAACCCGACAACCACACCTGCTCCCCGCAACGATCAGTGGTGGCAGAATCGCCATGCGTCGATGAACAAGCGTGTTGCTGAAGGCAAGGTTGATCTGCTGTTTATTGGCGATTCGATCACGCAAGGCTGGGAAGGGGCTGGCAAGAAGGTTTGGGAGCAGCGATTTGCCCCAAGAAATGCCGTCAATCTTGGGATTGGTGGCGACCGCACTCAACATGTTCTCTGGCGTCTCGAGAATGGCAACATTGCCGGTATTGAGCCGAAGCTGGCTGTGCTGATGATTGGAACCAACAACTCCGGTTCTGATTCGAGCGAAGCGATTGCCGAGGGCGTGAAGGCAATTGTCGAGAAGTTGAAGACCAGCCTGCCGAAGACAAAGATTCTGATTCTGGCGATCTTTCCCCGTGGGGCCACTCCGGATACGCCAGGTCGCAAGGTGAATGAAGGGGCCAATGCGATCATTGCCAAGCTGGCCGATGGCGAACGGGTTGAGTTTCTCGATATTGGTCCGAAGTTCCTGGAAGCCGATGGGACGCTGAGCAAAGAGATCATGCCTGATCTGCTGCACCTCAATGAAAAGAGCTATGGCATCTGGGCGGATGCTATTGAGCCACAACTCACCAAGGTGTACGGCCCCTTGCCAGAAGCTGCTAAGCCATAA
- a CDS encoding N-acetylglucosamine-6-phosphate deacetylase encodes MNSLRTELSELESMALPFVSPSFFDLQVNGYGGQWFSDLSLTTGHIGQIASQLARFGIGQFLPAVVTNTTCAMHHSVRTISRAIQEMPWLGQQVAGIHLEGPWISSRDGARGAHPLHAIRSPDLDEFDSLQAASNGMIKLVTVAPELPGMNRFIRELVSRGIVVAMGHTAANADEIQAAVDAGVTLATHLGNGLESRIHRHHNPLWPQLADDRLSCSLIVDGQHLPAAFVKTVIRAKTLDRVLLTCDISGWAGLPSGEYVSDWGGCDVLDSGKLVVSGQPEFLAGSHLGLGDCIATATVLGEIPLARAVDLATLQPRKLLNLTIPELSAGGLADLTIFQEPRTLSQKSHAELPILATMSQGQMVYQAEGFHFGSA; translated from the coding sequence ATGAATTCGTTGAGAACAGAGCTGTCCGAACTCGAATCGATGGCTCTGCCATTCGTTTCTCCCTCATTTTTTGACCTGCAGGTGAATGGTTACGGAGGGCAATGGTTCAGTGACCTGAGTCTGACAACCGGGCATATCGGGCAGATTGCCAGCCAACTGGCCCGGTTTGGAATTGGTCAGTTCCTCCCCGCTGTGGTGACGAACACGACCTGTGCCATGCACCACAGTGTGCGGACAATCTCGCGAGCGATTCAGGAAATGCCCTGGCTGGGACAGCAAGTGGCAGGGATTCATCTGGAAGGGCCATGGATTTCATCGAGGGATGGGGCCCGCGGTGCTCATCCACTCCATGCGATTCGTTCGCCCGATCTGGATGAGTTTGATTCTTTGCAGGCCGCTTCGAATGGCATGATCAAGCTGGTGACTGTGGCCCCGGAACTTCCCGGGATGAACCGCTTTATCCGTGAGCTTGTCTCGCGTGGAATTGTGGTGGCGATGGGCCACACGGCCGCCAATGCTGATGAGATTCAGGCGGCTGTGGATGCGGGAGTCACACTGGCGACTCATTTAGGGAATGGCCTGGAATCGAGAATCCATAGACATCACAACCCGCTGTGGCCACAACTGGCAGATGACCGGTTGTCGTGCAGTCTGATTGTGGATGGTCAACATCTCCCGGCGGCGTTTGTCAAAACGGTGATCCGCGCGAAAACTCTGGATCGGGTCTTATTGACCTGCGACATCAGTGGCTGGGCTGGCCTTCCTTCGGGTGAATATGTCTCTGACTGGGGAGGTTGTGATGTGCTCGATTCGGGCAAGCTGGTGGTCTCAGGTCAGCCGGAATTTCTGGCGGGGAGCCACCTGGGTTTAGGGGATTGTATTGCGACAGCGACAGTTCTTGGGGAAATTCCTTTGGCCCGTGCAGTCGATCTGGCGACGCTTCAGCCGCGAAAGCTGTTGAATCTCACGATTCCCGAACTTTCAGCAGGTGGCCTTGCCGATCTGACGATTTTCCAGGAACCGAGGACGCTCTCGCAAAAATCTCATGCCGAGCTGCCGATTCTGGCCACGATGAGTCAGGGGCAGATGGTTTATCAGGCTGAAGGTTTCCATTTTGGCAGTGCCTGA
- a CDS encoding D-TA family PLP-dependent enzyme, whose amino-acid sequence MRWSPPLAPAAAEAIPSPALIIDLDAVRENLDHMLAVSGGPERLRPHCKTHKMLELSKLEVARGIRRHKAATFAEAEMLARAGATDVLLAYPLVGPNLRRAAEFRHRFPGTKLTVLADDALTLDAMSEMTSTAGITLDVLLDLNVGMNRTGIDPRLPEAVGLYQKLKALPGLNAAGLHVYDGHLHQTNLEERAASVRQVWEMVQQFREQLHAADIEVGQIVCGGTGTFDLWSKVDDPAIELSPGTCVLHDWGYALKFPEMNYRAAAFVLSRIISRPTADRLTLDLGHKAVSPDQAMGQRVWLPELIDSKQVLQSEEHLVIESHDRDRMSVGDVIWGIPRHVCTTVPLYPYAIVAQGGEVVDRWEISARNRQWTI is encoded by the coding sequence ATGAGATGGTCACCTCCACTGGCACCTGCCGCTGCCGAAGCAATTCCTTCCCCTGCGCTGATTATTGATCTCGATGCGGTTCGAGAAAATCTTGACCACATGCTGGCGGTAAGTGGTGGGCCGGAACGACTCCGACCGCACTGCAAAACTCACAAGATGCTGGAGCTTTCGAAGCTGGAGGTCGCGCGGGGAATTCGTCGGCACAAAGCGGCCACGTTTGCTGAAGCCGAAATGCTGGCGCGAGCTGGTGCTACTGATGTGCTGCTGGCTTATCCATTGGTGGGGCCGAATTTGCGCCGGGCGGCGGAGTTTCGTCATCGCTTCCCGGGAACAAAGCTGACAGTGCTGGCAGATGACGCCCTAACACTCGATGCCATGTCCGAGATGACCAGCACGGCCGGGATTACACTGGATGTGCTGCTCGATTTGAATGTCGGGATGAACCGGACGGGGATTGATCCCCGCTTACCTGAAGCGGTTGGTCTTTATCAGAAACTGAAGGCCTTACCTGGCCTCAATGCGGCTGGCCTGCATGTTTACGATGGTCATTTGCATCAGACGAACCTTGAAGAACGTGCTGCTTCTGTGAGGCAGGTCTGGGAGATGGTGCAGCAGTTTCGCGAGCAGCTACATGCTGCCGATATCGAAGTCGGTCAGATTGTTTGCGGAGGAACGGGGACGTTCGATCTGTGGAGCAAGGTTGACGATCCCGCGATTGAACTGAGCCCTGGGACGTGCGTGCTGCACGATTGGGGGTATGCCCTCAAGTTTCCCGAGATGAATTATCGAGCCGCAGCATTTGTTCTCAGTCGAATCATCAGCCGGCCAACTGCTGATCGGTTGACGCTTGATCTGGGTCATAAAGCGGTGTCACCTGACCAGGCGATGGGGCAGCGTGTGTGGTTACCAGAACTGATCGATTCGAAGCAGGTTTTGCAAAGCGAAGAACATCTGGTGATTGAATCTCACGATCGTGATCGAATGAGCGTGGGAGATGTGATCTGGGGAATCCCCAGACATGTTTGCACAACGGTACCTCTCTATCCTTATGCAATTGTTGCCCAGGGTGGGGAAGTCGTCGACCGATGGGAGATTTCAGCCCGAAATCGACAATGGACGATCTAG
- a CDS encoding polyprenyl synthetase family protein, with translation MTSTPASQVVVPVEEHPEADKPKRRSTAQFKFVPESLAHREKIRSDAVAFGKTLDRSKPFTRNQLEAMAREMLAKHGEPEKFLGFAMVMLGNVFWREQFLAIPFERRMLLLPHCLKHAEGCPADYDEFGLDCERCGACSIADYKVKAEQLGYKVLVAEGSPIVLKIIVSGHIDGILGVACLNVLEKAIDKVLIAGVPSYAVPLHSGDCKNTTLDESWVWECLDKYEPLPDHKTRSFVPLMRASNRAFDEHFETLTQPIRTDALKGDRVRTAGGADTHDQLSPLKFTETVVLDWLQHGGKRLRPFITLAAYDALTGAAGLTADHQDQALEYPPAVNRVAMAIEAFHKASLIHDDIQDNDQFRYGKETLHRQYGVGPAINLGDHLIGAGYRLVSASRKELGAEVAADILDAFSAAHMKLCEGQGAELQWSRSGRHDLTPAEAMKIYALKTSPAFEAALYAGIRMAGPADDYAEMITQFSRHLGVAFQILNDLGDWLGDDHNKLVAGQDAQSMRPTLLWAMAWEAAAPADREELLRVASSTYSPHAKFEAFKRVFEKLGIFTKAQALVEKSRARVETLADSVHPDPLRELLYFVIDTVLSEEHLPAAPAPVVVSMDLARKPVLHQLQVNA, from the coding sequence ATGACTTCTACGCCGGCATCACAAGTTGTTGTTCCCGTTGAGGAGCATCCTGAAGCCGATAAGCCCAAACGCCGGAGCACGGCCCAATTCAAATTCGTTCCGGAGTCGCTCGCGCATCGGGAGAAGATTCGGTCTGATGCGGTGGCTTTTGGAAAGACACTGGATCGCTCGAAGCCATTCACCCGCAATCAACTGGAAGCGATGGCGCGGGAGATGCTGGCCAAGCATGGTGAGCCCGAGAAGTTTCTCGGCTTTGCCATGGTGATGCTGGGGAACGTCTTCTGGCGCGAACAGTTTCTGGCCATTCCTTTTGAGCGGCGGATGCTGCTGTTGCCCCACTGTTTGAAGCATGCTGAAGGTTGTCCGGCCGATTACGACGAGTTTGGCCTGGATTGCGAGCGCTGCGGTGCCTGTTCGATTGCAGATTACAAGGTCAAAGCCGAACAGCTGGGCTACAAAGTGCTGGTGGCTGAAGGCTCGCCGATTGTGCTGAAGATTATCGTCTCCGGGCATATCGATGGCATTCTGGGAGTGGCCTGCCTGAATGTGCTGGAGAAGGCCATCGACAAGGTGCTGATTGCCGGCGTCCCTTCGTATGCGGTGCCGCTGCATTCGGGGGACTGCAAAAACACCACGCTCGATGAATCGTGGGTCTGGGAATGTCTCGATAAGTATGAGCCACTGCCCGATCATAAGACACGCAGCTTTGTGCCTTTGATGCGGGCCTCGAACCGGGCCTTTGATGAGCATTTCGAAACGCTGACTCAACCCATTCGCACGGATGCACTCAAAGGTGATCGAGTGAGAACAGCTGGCGGAGCTGACACTCACGATCAATTGTCACCACTTAAGTTTACTGAGACAGTAGTGCTCGACTGGTTGCAGCATGGGGGGAAGCGGCTACGTCCTTTTATAACGCTGGCTGCCTACGATGCCCTCACGGGTGCTGCCGGGCTGACGGCTGATCATCAGGATCAGGCCCTCGAATACCCACCGGCTGTCAATCGTGTGGCCATGGCCATCGAAGCTTTTCATAAGGCCTCGCTGATTCACGATGATATTCAGGACAACGACCAGTTCCGTTATGGCAAGGAAACTTTGCACAGGCAGTATGGTGTCGGGCCGGCCATTAATCTGGGTGATCATTTGATTGGAGCGGGTTATCGACTCGTTTCTGCCTCGCGAAAAGAACTGGGCGCTGAAGTCGCTGCTGATATTCTCGATGCGTTTTCGGCAGCTCATATGAAGCTGTGCGAAGGGCAGGGAGCCGAGTTGCAATGGTCGCGTTCAGGCCGACATGATCTGACTCCTGCCGAAGCAATGAAGATCTATGCGCTGAAGACCTCGCCGGCATTTGAAGCAGCACTGTATGCCGGCATTCGTATGGCAGGCCCTGCGGATGACTACGCCGAAATGATTACACAGTTTTCGCGTCACTTAGGTGTGGCCTTCCAGATTCTGAATGATCTGGGTGACTGGCTGGGTGATGACCACAATAAGCTGGTCGCTGGTCAGGATGCTCAGTCAATGCGACCGACGCTCTTGTGGGCCATGGCTTGGGAAGCGGCGGCGCCTGCTGATCGCGAAGAGTTGCTGCGCGTGGCCAGTTCGACTTACAGCCCGCATGCGAAATTCGAAGCCTTCAAGCGGGTTTTTGAAAAGCTGGGGATCTTTACCAAAGCTCAGGCTTTGGTCGAAAAGTCGAGAGCCCGGGTGGAAACTCTTGCCGACAGTGTCCATCCCGATCCCTTGCGGGAACTGCTGTACTTTGTGATCGATACCGTCCTCTCGGAAGAGCATTTGCCTGCCGCACCGGCACCTGTGGTCGTTTCGATGGATCTCGCGCGTAAACCTGTCCTCCATCAATTGCAGGTCAACGCCTGA
- a CDS encoding ligase-associated DNA damage response exonuclease, with protein MAPTPLLTVNDRGLYCEAGDFYIDPWRAVPKAIITHAHGDHARRGMGSYLTANEGLRVLRTRMGEDALIETVGYGTEFSMGPVKVSLHPAGHILGSSQVRVEYKGEVWVVSGDYKVFPDRTCTPFEPVRCHTFVTESTFGMPIYRWPDPAVVASEINTWWRENQAAGRTSVLLGYALGKAQRLISLLDPSIGPIYTHGAVENLTADYRQSGIELPATEQVVGHPKGVEWSRGIVIAPPSVQGTVWLRKFGDVSMAFASGWMTIRGTRRRQAMDRGFVVSDHVDWPELLWAIQETNCERVLATHGSVAILVRWLREHGLQADALQTQFAGEEDPVAGEEGPAVQEALQDAESKIDLPDEQGAD; from the coding sequence ATGGCCCCAACACCCCTGCTGACTGTGAATGATCGAGGTCTGTACTGCGAGGCGGGTGATTTCTATATCGATCCCTGGCGAGCTGTCCCCAAGGCGATCATTACCCATGCTCATGGAGATCATGCGCGGCGGGGGATGGGCTCTTATCTGACGGCGAACGAAGGGCTGCGTGTCCTGCGTACACGGATGGGAGAGGATGCTCTCATCGAAACAGTGGGCTATGGAACCGAGTTCTCGATGGGGCCAGTCAAGGTTTCATTACATCCTGCCGGTCATATCCTGGGTTCGTCGCAGGTTCGAGTGGAGTACAAAGGAGAAGTGTGGGTGGTCTCGGGTGATTACAAGGTTTTCCCGGATCGAACCTGCACGCCGTTTGAACCGGTGCGTTGTCATACATTCGTCACGGAATCGACCTTTGGCATGCCCATCTATCGCTGGCCCGATCCTGCTGTTGTCGCCAGTGAGATCAATACCTGGTGGCGCGAGAATCAGGCGGCAGGTCGTACCAGCGTGCTCCTGGGCTATGCCCTCGGGAAAGCTCAGCGGCTGATTTCATTATTGGATCCATCCATCGGCCCCATTTATACCCATGGAGCCGTTGAGAACCTCACTGCCGATTATCGGCAAAGTGGAATTGAGTTACCGGCCACAGAGCAGGTGGTGGGTCATCCCAAAGGTGTCGAGTGGTCGCGTGGGATTGTGATTGCTCCACCCTCTGTGCAGGGAACTGTCTGGTTGAGAAAGTTTGGCGATGTCTCGATGGCTTTTGCTTCCGGCTGGATGACGATTCGGGGGACACGCCGGCGGCAGGCGATGGATCGTGGTTTCGTCGTGTCGGATCATGTCGACTGGCCCGAATTGCTGTGGGCCATTCAAGAAACAAACTGTGAACGGGTTCTGGCGACACATGGATCGGTGGCCATTCTTGTCCGCTGGCTGCGAGAACACGGGCTTCAGGCAGATGCTCTGCAGACACAGTTTGCTGGTGAAGAAGACCCTGTTGCTGGTGAAGAAGGCCCTGCTGTGCAGGAGGCTCTCCAAGACGCTGAGTCAAAAATTGATCTGCCAGATGAACAGGGGGCGGATTAA
- a CDS encoding YidH family protein produces the protein MSEGEDPRVYFAAERTLLAWIRTGLAIVGMGFVLARFGVFLQLLHRQEVVRPGAGSWLGLGMVALGAWTFAIAGWQHFRFVQSLSPQEKPRTWGLNYGLVLAGALSLISLLLAAYLLLSQGEASSEQVEPPKKAQSSVIPALSSTVMSTQILG, from the coding sequence ATGTCCGAAGGTGAAGATCCGCGTGTTTACTTTGCAGCCGAGCGTACACTCCTGGCGTGGATTCGCACGGGACTGGCGATTGTGGGGATGGGTTTCGTGCTGGCGAGGTTTGGAGTTTTTCTGCAGTTGCTGCACCGGCAGGAGGTTGTCAGGCCCGGGGCCGGTTCGTGGTTAGGATTGGGAATGGTGGCTTTAGGGGCCTGGACGTTTGCCATTGCGGGATGGCAGCACTTTCGATTCGTGCAGAGTTTATCACCTCAGGAAAAGCCGAGAACGTGGGGCCTCAATTACGGTCTCGTTCTGGCCGGTGCGCTGTCGCTCATTTCGCTTTTGCTGGCAGCTTATCTGCTCCTCTCGCAAGGTGAGGCTTCGTCTGAGCAGGTCGAGCCACCAAAGAAGGCCCAGTCATCTGTGATCCCAGCTTTATCATCGACAGTGATGAGCACACAGATCCTCGGGTGA
- the hpt gene encoding hypoxanthine phosphoribosyltransferase yields MQVLLSKAEIQQRVRELGAEISHRYAGEPLTVVAILTGSVILVADLMRELSIPHEVAFVRASSYRGATTSAHALVTDLMGLPDLSHRHVLLVDDIFDTGRTLERISKEVQLLSPASLRTLVLLWKTARRDVDLKPDFFGFQIPDEFVVGYGLDFNGQYRHLPEICIFDEKSAPTLIASVGSE; encoded by the coding sequence ATGCAAGTTCTTCTCTCCAAAGCCGAGATTCAACAGCGAGTCCGCGAACTTGGTGCAGAGATTTCACACCGATATGCCGGCGAGCCACTCACTGTCGTCGCCATCCTGACAGGAAGTGTCATTCTTGTGGCGGATCTCATGCGGGAACTTTCCATCCCTCACGAAGTGGCGTTTGTCCGCGCCAGCAGTTATCGCGGTGCGACCACTTCGGCTCATGCGCTGGTAACGGATCTCATGGGGCTCCCCGATCTCAGCCATCGACATGTGCTACTTGTGGATGACATTTTCGACACTGGCCGCACTCTGGAGCGAATCTCCAAAGAAGTCCAATTGCTTTCGCCCGCCTCGCTGCGCACCTTGGTCCTGCTTTGGAAAACAGCCCGCCGCGATGTCGATCTCAAGCCAGATTTCTTCGGGTTTCAGATCCCTGATGAGTTCGTGGTGGGCTATGGACTCGACTTTAATGGCCAATATCGCCACTTGCCCGAGATCTGCATCTTCGATGAGAAATCGGCTCCCACTCTCATCGCATCAGTCGGCAGTGAATGA
- a CDS encoding cyanophycinase, with protein MLGQISRSSRQNSQGETWMCRSSWSFTNRGDSESSIVQSSSGTAFWASWTAFCVLLLALCDANLRDLRAAEIPETVGSLMIIGGSERFDQREYWEEIVRLSGGPGSRIAILPLATYDPIRKSKWVAEAIEAAGGETVTLPVAWRQMSRSPREAAADPDVLALVRESSGIYILGGSQDRIIRGLHGEDGEPLPLLGAIHDLYRRGGVVAGTSAGAAVMSKVMYRSANSVLDTLLTGVTMGRELGNGLGLLDERWFVEQHCLVRGRFARSLVAMHSEGIRYGIGVDENSAIVVRNGKDVRVLGYKGALVMDLSQATTEKALGRFNLSNVRLTYLDRGDRFDLLTMEVTPSQQKLDDEFLDPNSPDFRPAHRRRLFFNDILANMAVADLMGELIDSTQQEAIGLAFDGGRARFEAVDGFEFRFSRDERSRGWYTEAFGGDDYTVENIRLDIQPIRLTGPLYQNFQQAPVAEASFTAD; from the coding sequence ATGCTCGGACAAATTTCCCGCTCATCTCGACAGAATTCGCAGGGCGAAACCTGGATGTGCCGCTCTAGCTGGAGCTTTACGAATCGTGGTGACTCTGAGTCATCGATAGTGCAAAGTTCGAGTGGCACTGCATTTTGGGCAAGCTGGACAGCTTTCTGCGTACTGCTATTGGCTCTGTGCGATGCGAATCTGAGAGATTTGCGTGCTGCCGAGATTCCGGAGACTGTGGGTTCGCTGATGATCATTGGCGGATCGGAGCGGTTCGATCAGCGGGAGTATTGGGAAGAGATCGTGAGGCTTTCCGGTGGCCCGGGAAGTCGGATCGCGATCCTGCCTCTGGCGACTTATGACCCGATCCGAAAGTCGAAATGGGTGGCTGAGGCGATCGAGGCCGCTGGTGGAGAGACGGTTACCTTGCCGGTGGCGTGGCGGCAGATGTCTCGTTCGCCGCGCGAAGCAGCAGCTGATCCTGATGTTTTGGCACTCGTGCGGGAAAGTAGTGGAATTTACATTCTGGGTGGCTCGCAGGATCGAATTATCCGCGGGCTTCATGGTGAAGACGGTGAACCATTGCCTCTGCTGGGTGCGATTCACGACCTGTACCGCCGGGGAGGTGTGGTCGCGGGAACGAGCGCTGGTGCGGCTGTGATGAGCAAAGTGATGTACCGCTCGGCCAATTCGGTGCTGGATACATTGCTCACGGGAGTCACGATGGGCCGGGAACTGGGAAATGGCCTGGGGCTGTTGGATGAGCGGTGGTTTGTGGAACAGCACTGTCTGGTTCGCGGACGCTTTGCCCGCTCGCTGGTTGCCATGCACTCCGAAGGGATTCGTTACGGGATTGGCGTGGATGAGAACTCGGCCATTGTCGTGCGGAATGGGAAGGATGTCCGTGTGCTGGGCTATAAGGGGGCCCTGGTGATGGATCTATCCCAGGCCACGACGGAAAAGGCGTTAGGACGCTTCAATCTTTCCAATGTGAGGCTGACGTATCTTGATCGAGGTGACCGCTTTGACCTGCTGACGATGGAAGTGACCCCTTCACAGCAGAAGCTCGACGATGAATTTCTCGATCCGAACTCACCGGATTTTCGACCGGCTCACCGCAGACGACTCTTCTTCAACGACATTCTCGCGAATATGGCGGTCGCCGATCTGATGGGCGAACTCATTGACAGTACACAGCAGGAAGCAATTGGCCTGGCCTTTGATGGTGGTCGAGCGAGGTTCGAAGCGGTCGATGGCTTTGAGTTCCGCTTTTCGCGGGATGAACGCAGTCGCGGCTGGTATACCGAAGCGTTTGGTGGTGATGACTACACGGTCGAGAATATCCGTCTCGATATCCAGCCGATCCGGCTGACAGGCCCGTTGTATCAAAATTTCCAGCAGGCACCGGTGGCTGAAGCCTCATTCACTGCCGACTGA